In Bacteroidota bacterium, the genomic window CAGCGACTTTTTCGGAGGTCACCCGCCGCGATTATTTCACGACCGTGTGGGAGGGATTGGACCTTCTTCAGCGGCTGGATTTTTCCCCGATTAAGGTCAACGTGGTGGTGATGCGGGGGGTGAACGACGGCGAGGTTGAGAAGTTTGCGGAGTTGGCGAGGACGAAGCCATTCATCATCCGGTTTATCGAGTACATGCCGATCGGCGCAGGCGATGCGTGGAATTATTCGAAGGTGGTGCCGACGAGAGAAATAATTCAAAGGATCGAAAGGAGCTTTCCGAAGCTTGTGCCGGTCGAATACCACGGCTCGCAGCCGGCAGACCGGTTCCGGTTTGAAGACGGAGTCGGAGAACTGGGTTTTATCAGTTCCGTCAGCGAGCCCTTCTGTTCGCATTGCAATCGTATTAGGATCACCTCCGACGGAAAGCTCCGCACCTGCCTTTTTTCGCTCAAGGAAACGGACCTGAAACGTCTGCTCCGCAGCGGCGCAAGCGATGACACGATCTCAGAGGGCATCATCGCCGCAGTGCTGAAGAAAGAAGAGGGGCATCTCATCAATCAACCGGGGTTTGTCAAACCCGAGCGGACCATGAGCCAGATCGGCGGATGACGGCGTGGTGATTCCGCTTCTGATGTGTCATTTTTCTTCACGGCGAGACCGGCTCATTTCCTACCATTTTATTGATTCTCTTCCTGACAGTTCGTATATTTACTCCGCTTATTCATCAGAACCTTTCGCATTATTGATGATATGACATTTGAGCAAGTAGTTTTCTTTGCGCTGGCCGTCGTCGCAGCAGTTTCGGCGGTGATGGTCATCCTCCAGCGGAACCCGGTCAATAGCGCCCTCTACCTTATCCTCAATTTCTTTTGTCTCGGCGGCTTGTATCTGACGCTCAACGCGCAGTTCATTGCCATGGTCCAGGTGCTTGTCTACGCCGGCGCGATCATGGTCCTTTTTCTTTTCGTGATCATGCTCCTCAATCTTGGCGACGACAAACGACTGCGCGAACACCTGGGCGTGAGGACCTATTTCGGCATCGGTTTCAGTGTTGCCTTGGTGCTGGAGTTTCTTGCGGCCTTTCTCTACCGCACCGGCCCGTCTGCACTGCAGCAATCTCCGAATGCCGTCGAGATCGGAACGGTCGAGTACATCGGTAAAGTGTTGTTCACAAAATTTCTTTTTCCGTTTGAAATTACTTCGCTGTTATTGTTGGCGGCGATCGTAGGCGCCGTGATCCTCGCAAAAAAGAAACTTACAGAATGATCCCGATCGAGTATTACCTTCTTCTCTCCGCATTTATGTTTTGCGTCGGCGTGCTGGGCGTGCTGATCAGGCGCGATGCAATTATCGTCTTTATGTCGATCGAATTGATGCTCAATTCCGTCAACCTCTCGCTCATCGCTTTTTCGTCCTTCCTCGGCGACCCCACGGGTCAGATGCTAGTCTTTTTTGTGATGACGGTAGCGGCGGCGGAAGCGGCGGTCGGGCTGGCGATCATCATCGCCCTTTTCCGCAATAAGCAAACGGTCAATATCGACGAGATCAATATCCTTAAATGGTAGCCATGGTTCAGTACGTCGGCCTTATCATCCTTTTTCCGTTCCTCGGCTTTCTCTTCATCGGTCTTTTTGGCTCGAAGATAAGGTCCGAAAAACTCATCGGAAGCATCGGCTCGGGCGCGGTGATCATACCGTTCATCGTCGCAGTTTCTATCTTTGCCGAGATGCTTTCGCTCCCGGCAGGGGACCGGCAGCACGTCGTGAAGCAGTTTGAGTGGATCAGCGCCGGCTCGTTTTCCGTGAACGCGTCCCTGCAGGTCGACCAGCTTTCCATCCTCATGACGCTGATCGTGACCGGCGTCGGCAGCCTCATCCATATCTATTCGATCGGTTACATGCACGGCGACAGAGGATTCTGGAGATTTTTTGCTTACTTGA contains:
- the moaA gene encoding GTP 3',8-cyclase MoaA — translated: MPSTAQLIDSFGRVVNNLRISVTDRCNFRCHYCMPEEGMTWMKKDELLSFEEIARTVQIMSRLGVNKIRLTGGEPLMRRDLHVLVRLISRIDGIHDIALTTNGFFLKDQAEDLHSAGLKRMTVSMDSLDAATFSEVTRRDYFTTVWEGLDLLQRLDFSPIKVNVVVMRGVNDGEVEKFAELARTKPFIIRFIEYMPIGAGDAWNYSKVVPTREIIQRIERSFPKLVPVEYHGSQPADRFRFEDGVGELGFISSVSEPFCSHCNRIRITSDGKLRTCLFSLKETDLKRLLRSGASDDTISEGIIAAVLKKEEGHLINQPGFVKPERTMSQIGG
- a CDS encoding NADH-quinone oxidoreductase subunit J yields the protein MTFEQVVFFALAVVAAVSAVMVILQRNPVNSALYLILNFFCLGGLYLTLNAQFIAMVQVLVYAGAIMVLFLFVIMLLNLGDDKRLREHLGVRTYFGIGFSVALVLEFLAAFLYRTGPSALQQSPNAVEIGTVEYIGKVLFTKFLFPFEITSLLLLAAIVGAVILAKKKLTE
- the nuoK gene encoding NADH-quinone oxidoreductase subunit NuoK, whose translation is MIPIEYYLLLSAFMFCVGVLGVLIRRDAIIVFMSIELMLNSVNLSLIAFSSFLGDPTGQMLVFFVMTVAAAEAAVGLAIIIALFRNKQTVNIDEINILKW